Proteins co-encoded in one Carassius gibelio isolate Cgi1373 ecotype wild population from Czech Republic chromosome A15, carGib1.2-hapl.c, whole genome shotgun sequence genomic window:
- the LOC128029353 gene encoding TNF receptor-associated factor 4-like codes for MPGFDYKFLEKPKRRFQCPLCSKAMREPVQVSTCGHRFCDTCLQEFLSEGVFKCPEDQLPLDYAKIYPDPELEQQILALPIRCIHSEEGCRWTGQMKQLQSHFSTCAFNVIPCPNRCSVKLTRRDLPEHLQHDCPKRKVKCEFCGSEFTGEAYENHQGICPQESVYCENKCGARMMRRLLSQHTMTECPKRTQPCKYCGKEFVFDTIQNHQYHCPRFPVQCPNQCGTPNIAREDLANHVKESCGSALVLCPFKEAGCKHRCPKLAIGRHLEESTKSHLTMMCNLVGRQRQEIMELRRDMEELSVSNDGVLIWKLTDYSRKLQEAKLRNNHEFFSPPFYTHRYGYKLQVSAFLNGNGSGEGSHLSIYIRVLPGEYDSLLEWPFSYKVTFSILDQSDPSLSKPQHITETFNPDPNWKNFQKPCSSSSRNSLDESTLGFGYPKFISHEEIKKRNYIRDNSIFLKASIEIPQKIMA; via the exons TGAGGGGGTCTTCAAGTGCCCGGAGGACCAGCTCCCACTGGATTACGCCAAG ATCTATCCTGACCCTGAGCTGGAGCAGCAGATCCTGGCGCTGCCCATCCGCTGTATTCACAGTGAAGAGGGCTGCCGCTGGACCGGCCAGATGAAACAACTACAG AGCCACTTCTCAACCTGCGCCTTCAATGTGATCCCCTGTCCCAACCGCTGCTCCGTCAAGCTGACCCGCAGAGACCTGCCCGAGCACCTGCAGCACGACTGTCCCAAACGCAAGGTCAAGTGCGAGTTCTGTGGGAGCGAGTTCACAGGAGAGGCCTACGAG AACCACCAGGGCATCTGTCCGCAGGAGAGCGTGTACTGCGAGAACAAGTGTGGCGCAAGAATGATGAGAAGACTATTATCCCAGCACACCATGACCGAATGCCCCAAACGCACACAGCCCTGCAAGTACTGCGGCAAAGAGTTCGTCTTCGACACCATCCAG AACCACCAGTACCACTGCCCTCGCTTCCCTGTGCAGTGTCCTAATCAGTGTGGCACCCCGAACATCGCACGTGAGGATCTGGCCAACCACGTGAAGGAGAGCTGTGGCAGTGCGCTGGTCCTTTGCCCCTTCAAGGAGGCTGGCTGCAAACACAGA TGCCCAAAGTTGGCAATTGGACGTCACCTGGAAGAGAGCACAAAGTCCCACCTGACCATGATGTGTAATCTGGTGGGACGGCAGCGGCAGGAAATCATGGAGCTGAGACGTGACATGGAAGAGCTGTCGGTGAGTAACGACGGCGTCCTCATCTGGAAACTGACCGACTACTCGCGCAAGCTGCAGGAGGCCAAACTCCGCAACAACCACGAGTTCTTCAGCCCGCCTTTCTACACGCACCGCTACGGCTACAAGCTCCAGGTGTCCGCCTTCCTGAACGGGAACGGCAGCGGCGAGGGCTCGCATCTGTCTATCTACATCCGCGTGCTGCCCGGCGAGTACGACAGCTTGCTGGAATGGCCCTTCTCCTACAAGGTGACCTTCTCCATTTTGGACCAGAGTGACCCGTCGCTGTCCAAACCTCAGCATATCACGGAGACCTTCAACCCTGATCCCAACTGGAAGAACTTCCAGAAAccgtgcagcagcagcagccgaaACTCGCTGGACGAGAGCACGCTGGGTTTCGGTTACCCCAAGTTCATCTCGCACGAGGAGATCAAGAAGAGGAACTACATTCGCGACAACTCCATCTTCCTCAAAGCTTCCATAGAGATCCCGCAAAAAATCATGGCTTGA